tcccacactgatcacagctataacgtttctctcctgtgtgtgtccgctGGTGTACTATCAGGCTGTTTAGCTGAGTAAAACTCTTTACACATTGATTACAggtataagatttctctcctgtgtgtgttctctggtgtatagttagatagctagatgtagtaaatttcttcccacattgatcacagctataaggtttctctcctgtgtgtgttctctggtgtctcTTCAGTTTACTAGAActaacaaaactcttcccacattgagtacagccaAAAGGTTTCTCTTCAGTGTGGATTCTTTGATGTATTTTAAGTTTTACTGAAGAGTTTAATattttcccacagtcagagcagcagtaagatttctctcctgtgtgtactggctggtgtttcttgaggagttctgatctggagagactttTCTCTGCCTCAtcagcatcatgatgttgttgaggctccacagaggatccacgatagtcttgtctctctcctgtgtgaacaacaaagtcagacagatggttaaaatgcccacaacagcagaaattCACTGTTTATTTGAGGTAAAAGGTGATGCACAGAGCATACCCATGAAGTTGTACAACAACTGACGtctggtaaattgtatgacaattGTATTGTTTTCCCTTGTTTCCACAGTTGTAACATCAATGATTGTAGACTAGAAATAAATAATAACCATgaagttgtacaacaattgacatCTGTTAAATTATTTAACATTTAAGACAGTCAAGTTAGCAACAAGTCATATTTgatcttgttttcacattagtggTAACTAGAAATAAGTTACTCAAGTTGTTGAAatcctaagcagtgtgccagacaaCTTTTGGTCTCCAACATAGGCCCCTTTCTGTGCACCACGAGGGCGATGCACACACAATTTGGTTGCAGAAACTCctccctgctaatgaggaaaccgctagttatggaggtagtatatctggtaatgaggaaaacgctagttatggatgtagtatatctggtaatgaggaaacctctagttatggatgtagtatatctggtaatgaggaaaccactagttatggatgtagtatatctggtaatgaggaaaccactagttatggatgtagtatatctgccaGGAGCAA
This genomic window from Oncorhynchus kisutch isolate 150728-3 linkage group LG20, Okis_V2, whole genome shotgun sequence contains:
- the LOC116355409 gene encoding zinc finger protein 180-like, whose protein sequence is MSSLNYSPPDKEEPQQHHDADEAEKSLSRSELLKKHQPVHTGEKSYCCSDCGKILNSSVKLKIHQRIHTEEKPFGCTQCGKSFVSSSKLKRHQRTHTGEKPYSCDQCGKKFTTSSYLTIHQRTHTGEKSYTCNQCVKSFTQLNSLIVHQRTHTGEKRYSCDQCGKSFTKSSYLPIHQRTHTGEKPYICAQCGKRFARSSYLTIHQRKHTVEKYFGCDQCGKRFTRFSYLTIHQRTHTGDKSYSCDQCGKSFGTSGCLTEHQRTHTGQNLYSCNQCGKKNL